A single region of the Penaeus monodon isolate SGIC_2016 chromosome 18, NSTDA_Pmon_1, whole genome shotgun sequence genome encodes:
- the LOC119584398 gene encoding LOW QUALITY PROTEIN: mannose-1-phosphate guanyltransferase beta-like (The sequence of the model RefSeq protein was modified relative to this genomic sequence to represent the inferred CDS: deleted 1 base in 1 codon), with the protein MGFGGKDLTLGNMKALILVGGFGTRLRPLTLSRPKPLVEFANKPIVLHQIEALVAAGVTQVVLAVSYHAEQMEQELAQEAQKLGIEITFSLEEEPLGTAGPIKLAQSTLASNDEPFFVLNSDVICDFPFAQMVQFHKQHGREGTIMVTKVEEPSKYGVVIYDDSGKIDRFVEKPQEFVSNKINAGMYIFNPSVLKRIECRPMSIEKEVFPYMAEEGQLYAQELQGFWMDIGQPKDFLTGMCLYLNSCKINNSAKLCKAPGIVGNVLVDPSAKIGKNCRIGPNVTIGPDVVIEDGACIKRCTILRGATIKSHTWLENCIIGWKCIVGKWVRMENVSVLGEDVIVKDELYVNGGMVLPHKSIAASVLEPKIIM; encoded by the exons ATCTGACCCTGGGCAACATGAAGGCGCTGATCCTGGTGGGCGGGTTCGGCACGCGGCTGCGGCCCCTCACGCTGAGCCGGCCGAAG CCCTTGGTGGAGTTCGCCAACAAGCCCATCGTGCTGCACCAGATCGAGGCGCTGGTGGCCGCCGGCGTGACGCAGGTGGTGCTCGCCGTGTCCTACCACGCCGAGCAGATGGAGCAGGAGCTGGCGCAGGAGGCCCAGAAG CTGGGCATCGAGATCACGTTCTCGCTGGAGGAAGAGCCGCTGGGCACGGCCGGACCCATCAAGCTGGCGCAGTCCACCCTGGCCTCCAACGACGAGCCCTTCTTCGTGCTCAACTCCGACGTCATCTGCGACTTCCCCTTCGCGCAGATGGTCCAGTTCCACAAGCAGCACGGCAGGGAGGGCACCATCATG GTGACGAAGGTGGAGGAGCCTTCTAAATATGGTGTGGTGATTTACGATGACTCTGGAAAGATTGACAGATTCGTTGAAAAGCCACAGGAGTTCGTTTCCAACAAGATCAACGCAGGAATGTACATCTTCAACCCGTCAGTTTTAAAGAGGATAGAG TGCCGCCCCATGAGCATTGAGAAGGAGGTGTTCCCCTACATGGCTGAGGAGGGCCAGCTGTATGCACAAGAGCTCCAGGGCTTCTGGATGGACATTGGACAACCAAAGGACTTCTTGACTGGCATGTGCCTCTACCTCAACTCTTGCAAGATTAATAATAGTGCCAAGCTCTGTAAAGCCCCAG GTATTGTTGGCAATGTCCTTGTAGACCCTTCAGCCAAAATTGGGAAGAATTGTCGCATTGGCCCCAATGTGACTATAGGGCCTGATGTAGTGATTGAGGATGGAGCCTGTATCAAGCGTTGCACAATCCTTAGAGGAGCCACCATAAAGTCACACACATGGCTTGAGAACTGCATTATTGGGTGGAAATGTATTGTTGGGAAATGG GTGCGCATGGAGAATGTTTCTGTACTGGGTGAAGATGTGATTGTCAAGGACGAACTTTATGTCAATGGCGGAATGGTGCTTCCACACAAGAGCATAGCAGCCTCAGTCTTAGAGCCCAAGATTATCATGTGA